Proteins encoded in a region of the bacterium BMS3Abin11 genome:
- the rluB gene encoding ribosomal large subunit pseudouridine synthase B produces MKPERIQKVMAQAGVGSRRQIESWIREGRISVDGRPAEIGQLITREQRFTLNGKPLRLRQKAPTRVIILNKPEGTICSRNDPEHSNTVFELLPRTKHDRWVLVGRLDINTSGLLLVTNNGELANRLMHPSYEIEREYAVRVLGEATPEQLQQLLDGIELEDGPASFLSIGESEGSGSNHWYHVVLKEGRNREVRRLWEAVGLKVSRLIRIRYGMIALPRLLRGQHKDLPEKQITALMQSVGMRNKPEKKIPEKNRPGKKAGAGQKKRQKKDAHKEASRDNSRDSLYGKHRRSKKTDRQPVRRRTRR; encoded by the coding sequence ATGAAACCTGAGCGTATCCAGAAGGTTATGGCGCAGGCCGGTGTTGGCTCACGACGGCAGATAGAATCATGGATCAGGGAAGGCAGAATTTCTGTTGATGGCAGGCCGGCAGAGATTGGCCAGTTGATTACCCGTGAACAGCGCTTCACCCTCAATGGAAAGCCACTGAGATTAAGGCAGAAGGCACCGACCCGAGTTATCATACTAAACAAACCGGAAGGCACGATATGCTCAAGAAACGATCCAGAACACAGTAATACTGTTTTTGAATTATTACCGCGCACCAAACATGATCGCTGGGTGCTAGTGGGCCGGCTGGATATAAATACCTCCGGTCTGTTGCTGGTAACCAATAACGGCGAACTGGCCAACCGACTGATGCACCCGTCATATGAGATAGAACGTGAATACGCTGTGCGTGTACTGGGTGAAGCGACGCCCGAACAATTACAGCAACTGCTGGATGGAATAGAACTCGAGGACGGGCCTGCATCCTTCCTCAGTATCGGCGAAAGCGAAGGGTCTGGGAGCAACCACTGGTACCATGTGGTTTTGAAAGAAGGCAGGAACCGTGAAGTCCGCCGTCTGTGGGAGGCGGTAGGTTTGAAAGTCAGCCGCTTGATTCGTATCCGTTATGGCATGATAGCTCTGCCGCGATTGTTGCGAGGCCAGCACAAAGATCTCCCCGAAAAACAGATCACTGCACTGATGCAGTCAGTGGGTATGCGGAATAAACCAGAAAAAAAGATACCAGAAAAAAACAGACCGGGAAAAAAGGCAGGGGCCGGTCAGAAAAAAAGACAGAAGAAGGATGCTCATAAAGAAGCAAG
- a CDS encoding hypothetical protein (segregation and condensation protein B homolog), whose translation MDTNNGMSANDESRFSSDQPDELKNIIEAAIMVSEVPITVDRILGMFLDATKPERATVKELLLELEQDYAKRGFELRCIDKGYRLQTREEYSPWLARLSTGRQPRYSRAMLETLAIIAYRQPVTRGEIEEIRGVAVSTDIIRTLQEREWIRQLGVRDVPGKPALFGTTKNFLEYFSLEGLSQLPTLQDIRDMDTIAAELNMELPLEDNAVDRPDDKIDNEAKSAAEKNSQADMLENLPVTDDRQPVENASSNDENLVTTDDSSENEESPVKKINETDSNQKKSG comes from the coding sequence ATGGATACAAATAATGGTATGAGCGCAAATGACGAATCAAGGTTTAGCTCGGATCAACCAGACGAGTTGAAGAATATTATCGAAGCGGCAATCATGGTCAGTGAAGTGCCGATTACTGTTGATCGCATACTTGGAATGTTTCTCGATGCAACAAAACCGGAACGTGCGACAGTAAAAGAATTATTGCTTGAGCTTGAACAGGATTATGCAAAACGTGGTTTTGAACTCAGGTGCATCGATAAGGGTTATCGACTGCAAACCCGTGAAGAATACTCTCCCTGGCTGGCTCGTTTAAGTACCGGCAGACAGCCGCGCTACTCACGTGCCATGCTCGAAACCCTGGCTATTATCGCCTATAGGCAACCGGTCACGCGTGGTGAAATCGAGGAAATACGTGGGGTCGCTGTCAGTACTGATATAATACGAACCCTGCAGGAAAGAGAATGGATACGTCAGCTTGGAGTACGCGATGTGCCGGGAAAACCTGCCCTGTTTGGAACCACAAAAAACTTTCTTGAATACTTTAGTCTTGAAGGCCTGAGTCAGTTGCCGACGCTGCAGGATATCCGTGATATGGATACCATTGCTGCTGAACTTAACATGGAGTTGCCGCTTGAGGATAATGCAGTGGACAGGCCTGATGACAAAATTGACAATGAAGCAAAAAGTGCGGCTGAAAAAAATTCGCAAGCCGATATGCTGGAAAATTTGCCGGTTACTGATGACCGTCAACCTGTAGAAAACGCTTCATCAAATGATGAGAATTTAGTGACAACAGACGATTCCTCAGAAAATGAAGAATCTCCTGTTAAGAAAATTAATGAAACAGACAGCAATCAGAAAAAATCGGGTTGA